From Oreochromis aureus strain Israel breed Guangdong linkage group 4, ZZ_aureus, whole genome shotgun sequence, a single genomic window includes:
- the LOC120439999 gene encoding uncharacterized protein LOC120439999 isoform X1, protein MELELQQKNAEYEANGTLFKPGIKLKGVILDGLAQEMLKYTKYPKDDQCEEVAAAVTRTHPCLGQLGSKTGFWGWKQSLIGWLGNPEIRVNLLKHKQEGQGKTAAIIKKPRKAEVCYVPLPPKSESTESLETERVALLSEIKKRDKEPVIKAKMERTFSHRRLEIVEQRPMIKDFMNRWPALFKESECDDIDIKREHTLKSLVIYFNEDPDLLFKEYLTSSNEDERLRSTAAAVTGIYSIRREGVQEPEDVGVVIEGTTVMNNLGSVIMAFIVLFGLIYALDLSYPNDHKHTFEFCQKILMNLDGQRFSTKMQQMKMKMFA, encoded by the exons ATGGAATTGGAACTCCAGCAGAAAAACGCAGAATATGAAGCAAATGGCACACTCTTCAAGCCTGGCATTAAACTGAAAGGAGTCATCCTTGATGGATTAGCTCAAGAAATGctgaaatacacaaaatatCCTAAAGACGATCAATGTGAAGAGGTGGCAGCAGCAGTGACAAGGACCCATCCTTGTTTAGGGCAGCTAGGATCTAAGACAGGATTCTGGGGATGGAAACAATCTCTGATTGGGTGGCTTGGCAATCCTGAAATCCGTGTGAATTTGTTAAAGCACAAACAAGAAGGCCAAGGAAaaactgctgccatcatcaAAAAACCAAGAAAGGCCGAGGTCTGTTATGTCCCTTTACCCCCAAAAAGTGAAAGCACTGAAAGCTTGGAAACTGAAAGAGTGGCTCTACTCTCAGAAATCAAAAAGCGGGACAAAGAACCagtaataaaagcaaaaatggaAAGAACCTTCTCCCATAGACGACTAGAGATTGTGGAACAGAGGCCGATGATCAAAGACTTCATGAACAGATGGCCTGCCCTTTTCAAGGAAAGTGAA TGTGATGACATCGACATAAAGAGGGAGCATACTCTTAAAAGCCTGGTGATCTACTTTAATGAAGATCCAGACCTACTGTTCAAGGAGTATCTG ACCTCCTCCAATGAGGATGAACGGTTGAGATCCACTGCAGCAGCTGTCACGGGTATTTACAGCATCAGAAGAGAAGGCGTTCAGGAGCCAGAGGATGTGGGAGTTGTCATTGAAGGTACTACAGTTATGAACAACCTCGGTAGTGTCATCATGGCATTCATCGTCCTCTTTGGACTGATTTATGCACTTGATCTAAGCTATCCAAATGACCACAAGCACACTTTCGAGTTTTGTCAGAAGATTTTAATGAATCTGGATGGACAAAGGTTCAGTACAAAGATGcagcaaatgaaaatgaagatgTTTGCTTAG
- the LOC120439999 gene encoding uncharacterized protein LOC120439999 isoform X2, whose protein sequence is MAISSLCDDIDIKREHTLKSLVIYFNEDPDLLFKEYLTSSNEDERLRSTAAAVTGIYSIRREGVQEPEDVGVVIEGTTVMNNLGSVIMAFIVLFGLIYALDLSYPNDHKHTFEFCQKILMNLDGQRFSTKMQQMKMKMFA, encoded by the exons ATGGCGATCAGTAGTTTG TGTGATGACATCGACATAAAGAGGGAGCATACTCTTAAAAGCCTGGTGATCTACTTTAATGAAGATCCAGACCTACTGTTCAAGGAGTATCTG ACCTCCTCCAATGAGGATGAACGGTTGAGATCCACTGCAGCAGCTGTCACGGGTATTTACAGCATCAGAAGAGAAGGCGTTCAGGAGCCAGAGGATGTGGGAGTTGTCATTGAAGGTACTACAGTTATGAACAACCTCGGTAGTGTCATCATGGCATTCATCGTCCTCTTTGGACTGATTTATGCACTTGATCTAAGCTATCCAAATGACCACAAGCACACTTTCGAGTTTTGTCAGAAGATTTTAATGAATCTGGATGGACAAAGGTTCAGTACAAAGATGcagcaaatgaaaatgaagatgTTTGCTTAG